Proteins found in one Triticum aestivum cultivar Chinese Spring chromosome 4D, IWGSC CS RefSeq v2.1, whole genome shotgun sequence genomic segment:
- the LOC123095856 gene encoding serine/threonine-protein kinase prp4 isoform X1, with amino-acid sequence MGIEEGPISRRSSSRRHRRPPGDDASSPKRQKRSHHRHHHRHHGHGRGDRGDQESGSRPRVSGARPGEREVEDGEIVDDAAAASRGPGADFGKAGSVFGGLAPAPGCDDKFDANKKCREANHRRKRSEEIKEQSCKEEDQGDFENFAKQEEDDLKKTKEEARKRMDAILEKHRQRQFQKEHQGPVPCHDSTEVRDAAPTEVKDANSVTVIVNEKSYTMGKTPPIQPNISINSGISGDQRTACVSGVQEGIPMGARSSDILCDDIFGVSPIRVQKSGNLEGMHVRKNSLRDNWDDEHGYYKYHLGEVLDGHYRITAGSGKGVFSTVVQAKDLKAGENDPEVAIKIICNEKERYKSGKREVSVLEKLSSADREDKRHCVRFISSFMYRDHLCLVLESLHMNLREVIKKFGRDIGLKLTAVRTYSKQLFIALKHLKDCSILHCDIKPDNILVNGSRNMLKLCDFGSALPAGINDITPILVSRFYRAPEIILGLPYDHSLDMWSVGCCLYELYTGKILFPGGTNNGMLWLHMELKGPFPKKMLRKGAFTTQHFDQGLNFHATDENLVKKAVNKVCMNVKPSGVGPKISSFPGEDPKMLSRFKDLLEKIFVLDPQKRLTVSQALSHPFITALRCLIPGRSMGGRKCALLAELPGGRYHIRQYLS; translated from the exons ATGGGCATCGAAGAGGGCCCCATCTCCCGGCGCTCCAGCTCCAGGCGCCACCGCCGGCCGCCCGGCGACGACGCCTCCTCCCCGAAGCGCCAGAAGCGCAGCCATCACCGCCATCACCACCGCCACCACGGCCACGGCCGCGGGGACAGGGGAGACCAGGAGTCGGGCTCGCGGCCGCGGGTGTCGGGGGCGAGGCCGGGGGAGCGCGAGGTAGAGGATGGTGAGATAGTAGACGACGCCGCCGCTGCCTCAAGGGGGCCGGGTGCCGACTTCGGCAAGGCGGGGTCGGTGTTCGGCGGTCTGGCACCTGCTCCG GGATGTGATGATAAATTTGATGCAAACAAGAAGTGTAGAGAGGCCAACCACAGAAGAAAGAGATCTGAGGAAATCAAGGAACAATCTTGCAA GGAGGAAGATCAAGGTGACTTCGAAAACTTTGCAAAGCAAGAAGAAGATGATCTTAAAAAAACTAAGGAGGAAGCAAGAAAGAGGATGGATGCTATTCTGGAGAAGCACCGGCAACGCCAGTTTCAGAAGGAACACCAGGGACCTGTGCCTTGCCATGATAGTACAG AAGTAAGAGATGCtgctcccactgaagtaaaagatGCCAATTCAGTCACTGTAATTGTTAATGAAAAATCCTACACTATGGGGAAGACTCCTCCTATCCAGCCTAACATTTCAATCAACTCggggatatctggtgatcaaaggacGGCATGTGTTTCAGGAGTTCAAGAGGGCATTCCCATG GGTGCAAGATCTTCAGATATACTCTGCGATGATATTTTTGGAGTATCTCCTATTAGAGTTCAGAAATCG GGTAATCTAGAAGGTATGCATGTGAGAAAAAATTCGCTTCGCGACAACTGGGATGatgagcatggatattaca AGTACCACTTAGGGGAAGTGCTAGATGGCCATTACAGAATTACAGCAGGCTCTGGGAAGGGAGTTTTCTCAACAGTTGTCCAGGCAAAGGATCTAAAAGCCGGGGAAAATGATCCTGAAGTAGCTATCAAAATTATCTGCAATGAAAAAGAAAG GTACAAATCTGGTAAGAGGGAGGTTTCTGTACTGGAAAAATTGTCAAGTGCAGATCGTGAAGACAAACGACACTGTGTCCGGTTTATTTCTAGTTTCATGTATCGGGATCATCTCTGTTTAGTTCTTGAATCCCTTCATATGAATCTTCGTGAGGTTATAAAGAAATTTGGTCGTGATATAGGGCTGAAGCTTACTGCTGTAAGGACGTACTCGAAACAGCTTTTCATCGCATTGAAGCACCTAAAGGATTGCAGTATCCTCCATTGTGATATTAAACCAGATAATATACTG GTAAATGGGTCTAGAAACATGTTGAAACTCTGTGATTTTGGTAGTGCTTTGCCTGCCGGAATAAATGATATCACACCAATTCTTGTGAGCCGCTTCTACCGGGCACCTGAGATAA TTCTTGGATTGCCGTACGACCATTCATTGGATATGTGGTCAGTAGGCTGTTGCCTATATGAACTTTACACTGGAAAAATCTTATTTCCTGGTGGGACGAACAATGGCATGCTTTGGCTTCACATGGAATTGAAGGGTCCGTTCCCTAAGAAGATGCTTCGAAAG GGAGCTTTTACAACTCAACACTTTGACCAGGGCCTTAATTTCCATGCCACTGATGAGAATCTGGTGAAGAAG GCGGTGAATAAAGTGTGTATGAACGTTAAACCAAGTGGTGTTGGTCCCAAAATATCAAGCTTCCCAGGCGAGGATCCGAAAATGCTATCCAGGTTTAAAGATCTCCTGGAGAAAATATTTGTGCTCGATCCACAAAAGAGGCTCACTGTGTCACAAGCGCTTAGCCATCCATTTATCACTG CTTTGAGATGTTTGATACCAGGACGAAGCATGGGAGGGCGAAAATGCGCTTTGTTGGCCGAGCTACCTGGAGGCCGTTATCACATCCGTCAGTACTTGTCGTGA
- the LOC123095856 gene encoding serine/threonine-protein kinase prp4 isoform X2, translating to MGIEEGPISRRSSSRRHRRPPGDDASSPKRQKRSHHRHHHRHHGHGRGDRGDQESGSRPRVSGARPGEREVEDGEIVDDAAAASRGPGADFGKAGSVFGGLAPAPGCDDKFDANKKCREANHRRKRSEEIKEQSCKEEDQGDFENFAKQEEDDLKKTKEEARKRMDAILEKHRQRQFQKEHQGPVPCHDSTEVRDAAPTEVKDANSVTVIVNEKSYTMGKTPPIQPNISINSGISGDQRTACVSGVQEGIPMGARSSDILCDDIFGVSPIRVQKSGNLEGMHVRKNSLRDNWDDEHGYYKYHLGEVLDGHYRITAGSGKGVFSTVVQAKDLKAGENDPEVAIKIICNEKERYKSGKREVSVLEKLSSADREDKRHCVRFISSFMYRDHLCLVLESLHMNLREVIKKFGRDIGLKLTAVRTYSKQLFIALKHLKDCSILHCDIKPDNILVNGSRNMLKLCDFGSALPAGINDITPILVSRFYRAPEIILGLPYDHSLDMWSVGCCLYELYTGKILFPGGTNNGMLWLHMELKGPFPKKMLRKGAFTTQHFDQGLNFHATDENLVKKAVNKVCMNVKPSGVGPKISSFPGEDPKMLSRFKDLLEKIFVLDPQKRLTVSQALSHPFITGK from the exons ATGGGCATCGAAGAGGGCCCCATCTCCCGGCGCTCCAGCTCCAGGCGCCACCGCCGGCCGCCCGGCGACGACGCCTCCTCCCCGAAGCGCCAGAAGCGCAGCCATCACCGCCATCACCACCGCCACCACGGCCACGGCCGCGGGGACAGGGGAGACCAGGAGTCGGGCTCGCGGCCGCGGGTGTCGGGGGCGAGGCCGGGGGAGCGCGAGGTAGAGGATGGTGAGATAGTAGACGACGCCGCCGCTGCCTCAAGGGGGCCGGGTGCCGACTTCGGCAAGGCGGGGTCGGTGTTCGGCGGTCTGGCACCTGCTCCG GGATGTGATGATAAATTTGATGCAAACAAGAAGTGTAGAGAGGCCAACCACAGAAGAAAGAGATCTGAGGAAATCAAGGAACAATCTTGCAA GGAGGAAGATCAAGGTGACTTCGAAAACTTTGCAAAGCAAGAAGAAGATGATCTTAAAAAAACTAAGGAGGAAGCAAGAAAGAGGATGGATGCTATTCTGGAGAAGCACCGGCAACGCCAGTTTCAGAAGGAACACCAGGGACCTGTGCCTTGCCATGATAGTACAG AAGTAAGAGATGCtgctcccactgaagtaaaagatGCCAATTCAGTCACTGTAATTGTTAATGAAAAATCCTACACTATGGGGAAGACTCCTCCTATCCAGCCTAACATTTCAATCAACTCggggatatctggtgatcaaaggacGGCATGTGTTTCAGGAGTTCAAGAGGGCATTCCCATG GGTGCAAGATCTTCAGATATACTCTGCGATGATATTTTTGGAGTATCTCCTATTAGAGTTCAGAAATCG GGTAATCTAGAAGGTATGCATGTGAGAAAAAATTCGCTTCGCGACAACTGGGATGatgagcatggatattaca AGTACCACTTAGGGGAAGTGCTAGATGGCCATTACAGAATTACAGCAGGCTCTGGGAAGGGAGTTTTCTCAACAGTTGTCCAGGCAAAGGATCTAAAAGCCGGGGAAAATGATCCTGAAGTAGCTATCAAAATTATCTGCAATGAAAAAGAAAG GTACAAATCTGGTAAGAGGGAGGTTTCTGTACTGGAAAAATTGTCAAGTGCAGATCGTGAAGACAAACGACACTGTGTCCGGTTTATTTCTAGTTTCATGTATCGGGATCATCTCTGTTTAGTTCTTGAATCCCTTCATATGAATCTTCGTGAGGTTATAAAGAAATTTGGTCGTGATATAGGGCTGAAGCTTACTGCTGTAAGGACGTACTCGAAACAGCTTTTCATCGCATTGAAGCACCTAAAGGATTGCAGTATCCTCCATTGTGATATTAAACCAGATAATATACTG GTAAATGGGTCTAGAAACATGTTGAAACTCTGTGATTTTGGTAGTGCTTTGCCTGCCGGAATAAATGATATCACACCAATTCTTGTGAGCCGCTTCTACCGGGCACCTGAGATAA TTCTTGGATTGCCGTACGACCATTCATTGGATATGTGGTCAGTAGGCTGTTGCCTATATGAACTTTACACTGGAAAAATCTTATTTCCTGGTGGGACGAACAATGGCATGCTTTGGCTTCACATGGAATTGAAGGGTCCGTTCCCTAAGAAGATGCTTCGAAAG GGAGCTTTTACAACTCAACACTTTGACCAGGGCCTTAATTTCCATGCCACTGATGAGAATCTGGTGAAGAAG GCGGTGAATAAAGTGTGTATGAACGTTAAACCAAGTGGTGTTGGTCCCAAAATATCAAGCTTCCCAGGCGAGGATCCGAAAATGCTATCCAGGTTTAAAGATCTCCTGGAGAAAATATTTGTGCTCGATCCACAAAAGAGGCTCACTGTGTCACAAGCGCTTAGCCATCCATTTATCACTGGCAAGTGA